The sequence GTGGGTCGCCGAGCACACCGGTGTCGAGGCTTTCGTCGAACCCAAGACCACCGTCACCGACGTCACCGTGGTGCTGGTCGCCGCCGACGGGGAGTGGACGCGGCGGCCGACCGGGGGAGAGGCCGGTGCCCGACGGCTTTCGCAGCGCCTCAAGATCCCGGTCTACGACGTGCAGAAGGTCGGCTATCCGCAGCGGATGCGCGACTTCGACGAACGGCGCCGCATCGAACGCCGACGTGCCGCCCGCAGGGAACTCGAGGAGTCCTGAACGTCTGCCCGCGCACGCGGCCGGCCTGATACGTTACCCGCGGTCCCACTAACTTCAGCTGGAGGTGTGATGGGCGACGTCACCGAGCGGTTCGTCGACAGCGCAGACGGTGTCCGCATCGCGGTATACGAGCAAGGCAACCCCGACGGGCCAACGGTCGTGTTGGTCCACGGCTGGCCGGATTCCCACGTCGTATGGGACGCCGTGGTGCCGTTGCTGGCCGACCGGTTCCGGATCGTGCGCTACGACAATCGCGGCGTCGGCAGAAGCTCGGTCCCCAAGAACGTCGGAGCCTACCGGATGTATTGCTACGCCGACGATTTCGCCGCGATCCTCGCCGAGGTGAGCCCGGGTGAGCCGGTGCATGTGCTCGCGCACGACTGGGGTTCGACGGCGGTGTGGGAGTACCTGTCTCGCTCGGGGGCCCGCGAGCGTGTCGCGTCGTTCACCTCGGTCTCCGGACCGAGCGCCGACCACGTCAACCGCTACGTCATCGACAATCTCAAGCGTCCGTACCATCCGCGGCAGTTCGGCAGGGCCCTGCGGCAGCTGCTGGCGTTCTGGTACATGGCGCTGTTCTCCATCCCGGTGGTGGGCCCCGCGGTGGTCCGACGCGGTTTTCGCGCCGGGACGGTGGCACGGCGG comes from Mycolicibacterium pulveris and encodes:
- a CDS encoding oxidoreductase — its product is MGLFDKFRRGGRGAKGSASDPADDLRYLRRWVAEHTGVEAFVEPKTTVTDVTVVLVAADGEWTRRPTGGEAGARRLSQRLKIPVYDVQKVGYPQRMRDFDERRRIERRRAARRELEES